In Osmia bicornis bicornis chromosome 10, iOsmBic2.1, whole genome shotgun sequence, one genomic interval encodes:
- the LOC114876336 gene encoding ATP-binding cassette sub-family B member 6: MNTTFSYCPPNITFTDIWVQHGMSKCFMDTVSTSIISLYLLIFGTIQLGMYRKYGTEINAGLLSKSKLYIGQKFFLYFVPILSIIRIILQGTILDDKKIYGYMILTTVSTVIVYPYSVYILRVERHKLLPSVPPRGHGLVLLGFWTLAFVSENLVFVNIGKLEWWFHLNTLTDQIEMALFVLRYVSNLIIFALGLKAPGIAGSVDSEYSNLPDGPTTRPRYYQGRPVDNTSAWKNAWYKIKTLSPFLWPKSFMLQLRVIFCFGLLIAGRLINLYVPIYNSKIVDSVSATPITFRWDLVLIYVAFKFLQGGGTGGMGVLNNLRSFLWIRIQQYTTREIEVELFRHLHSLSLRWHLGRKTGEVLRIMDRGTDSISNLLNYIIFSIIPTIVDIIVAVVFFITAFNKWFGLIVFLTMSLYIAATIMITEWRTKFQRRMNLADNAQKARSVDSLLNFETVKYYGAESYEVDSYRKAILEYQVEEWKSMITLNILNTLQNIIVCSGLLAGSLLCLHMVVYNEGLTIGGYVLFASYIIQLYVPLNWFGTYYRSIQKNFVDMENMFDLLRENEEVIDAPGAEPLVVKHGHVEFSNVSFGYTPEKIILKNVSFVAPAGKTIALVGPSGAGKSTIVRLLFRFYDVEHGAILIDGQNIKTITQDSLRRAIGVVPQDTVLFNNTIKYNIQYGRIEAVDADIIAAAKNADIHERILSFPYGYDTQVGERGLRLSGGEKQRVAIARTILKEPAIVLLDEATSALDTQTERNIQAALNRVCANRTTIIIAHRLSTIIHADEIFVLKDGEIVERGKHEELISHTGIYHSMWQAQLQNDQDIVDVPNEDTNATNS; the protein is encoded by the exons atgaatacaaCGTTTAGTTACTGTCCTCCAAACATAACGTTCACAGACATTTGGGTACAACATGGCATGTCCAAATGTTTTATGGACACTGTCAGTACTAGTATAATTtccttatatttattaatatttggtACAATTCAACTTGGGATGTACCGAAAATATGGAACAGAAATTAATGCAGGATTATTATCAAAGAGTAAATTGTATATTGGACAAAagtttttcttatattttgtTCCAATACTTAGTATAATCAGGATAATTTTGCAAGGAACAATTTTGGATGACAAAAAAATTTATGGCTATATG ATTCTGACAACAGTATCAACTGTAATTGTTTATCCATATTCTGTGTATATATTAAGGGTAGAGAGGCACAAGTTATTACCAAGTGTGCCACCGCGTGGTCATGGACTTGTATTGTTGGGTTTTTGGACTTTAGCATTTGTTTCAGAAAATCttgtttttgttaatattgGAAAACTTGAATGGTGGTTTCATTTAAATAc ATTAACAGACCAGATTGAGATGGCACTGTTCGTTTTACGTTACGTTAGCAACCTCATCATTTTTGCTCTAGGACTCAAAGCTCCAGGAATAGCTGGTAGTGTAGACAGTGAATACAGTAATCTACCTGATGGTCCAACTACACGGCCACGATATTATCAAGGT AGACCTGTGGATAACACTTCCGCATGGAAAAATGCATGGTATAAGATCAAAACTTTGTCACCGTTTTTGTGGCCAAAAAGTTTTATGCTCCAATTGCGAGTCATATTTTGCTTTGGATTACTTATAGCAGGACGTTTGATAAATCTATATGTTCCAAtctataattcaaaaattgttGATAGTGTTTCTGCAACTCCTATAACATTCAG GTGGGATCTTGTCCTGATATACGTGGCATTCAAATTTCTACAAGGTGGTGGTACAGGTGGTATGGGAGTATTGAACAATTTAAGATCATTTTTGTGGATCCGTATACAGCAGTATACGACTCGAGAAATTGAAGTGGAATTGTTTAG ACATTTACACAGCTTAAGTTTACGATGGCATCTTGGACGAAAAACGGGAGAGGTTCTAAGGATTATGGATCGTGGTACAGATTCTATAAGCAATCTtctaaattatattatattttcaatcatACCAACGATCGTTGACATTATTGTGGCTGTTGTATTCTTCATTACTGCTTTTAATAAGTGGTTTGGCTTAATCGTGTTTCTAACGATGAGCCTCTATATAG CGGCCACAATCATGATTACCGAATGGCGAACCAAGTTCCAAAGACGCATGAACTTAGCCGACAACGCTCAAAAAGCACGAAGTGTTGATAGCTTGCTCAACTTTGAAACTGTTAAATATTACGGAGCAGAATCATATGAAGTAGATAGCTATAGAAAGGCAATATTAGAATATCAGGTTGAAGAATGGAAATCAATGATTACactgaatattttaaatactctacaaaatataattgtttgcAGTGGTCTGTTAGCTGGATCATTGCTTTGTTTGCACATG GTTGTATATAACGAAGGTTTAACAATTGGTGGTTACGTTTTGTTTGCAAGTTATATTATTCAACTTTATGTACCTCTAAATTGGTTTGGAACTTATTACCG ATctattcagaaaaatttcgTTGACATGGAAAATATGTTTGATCTTCTGAGGGAAAACGAAGAAGTAATTGATGCTCCAGGTGCTGAACCATTGGTAGTAAAACATGGTCATGTGGAATTCTCAAACGTATCATTCGGCTACACTCCTGAGAAAATTATACTAAAAAATGTTAGCTTTGTTGCACCAGCAGGAAAAACTATTGCTCTGGTTGGACCATCAGGAGCTGGAAAATCGACGATCGTACGATTATTATTCAGGTTTTACGACGTGGAACACggtgcgattttaattgatggacaaaatattaaaaccaTCACTCAAGATTCCCTGAgacgcgcgatcggtgttgtaCCTCAAGATACagtattatttaataacaccataaaatataatattcagTATGGCCGTATCGAGGCTGTGGATGCAGATATAATAGCAGCTGCTAAGAATGCAGATATTCATGAACGAATTCTATCATTTCCATATGGTTATGATACACAG GTTGGTGAAAGAGGACTTCGTTTGAGTGGCGGAGAGAAACAGCGCGTTGCTATCGCGCGTACGATATTAAAAGAACCAGCAATTGTGCTTCTGGATGAAGCAACAAGCGCGCTTGATACTCAAACAGAGCGTAACATTCAAGCGGCATTAAATAGAGTCTGTGCTAACCGTACAACTATCATTATAGCGCACAGATTATCAACGATCATACACGCTGATGAAATTTTCGTGTTGAAAGATGGAGAAATTGTAGAGAGAGGAAAACACGAGGAACTTATTTCCCATACAGGGATCTATCATTCGATGTGGCAAGCGCAATTGCAGAACGATCAAGACATCGTTGATGTTCCAAATGAAGATACCAATGCAACAAATTCTTAG
- the LOC114876339 gene encoding testis-expressed protein 10 homolog isoform X2 gives MGKGNKHMKRLKSEKAKVKLKAKKTKNLPKGLNVTDPSFKVKKIVIREQLKQRDETEILSKRKLNVKELLSRLQHHNSTVRQDAVKELKELLSEHSLKLLSSQFGILLQGICALSLDKEKDIRHDSLKVLSLILGPISNDQLNPYCDVLISYLRCAMTHIDPRIKEDSLLFWDVLVQNCSTILARNSYKILPNFLDMISRLHTEIRPGRQLVTTLNSKNTNVRWRIRVLERLATMFSSIVNFFKSQQTVNSNVPAQVVHVDKTTGYIPIYMNANFQHCDIDFEQDDNSKENTAETTLEAEELMKYIELLMPLIFDSWIEVCPDEKHTDNSALLISTEASELLKSIVEIIQLITECIDILHTECDVNMKFWFKSNFQNNYVKSLLSKFPYGKLGITRRYVPSVKKGKRQADFSLDESQDSCLEYNLGLCQIYVWFTSIHSNDKTVARLNKNYCTSVIKYLNKKLENWSSVNNAVLPLLTKVLRTLFLKASKIWYKNHLDLNETLQSVVNACCNQSKDMQLQLFSLISDIMLDHTLHELHRESAFKDFISTLPNLLLKPKIHENTVQIINKIVLRYRNWIQQELVANQNDIIGGSFQMTSLGINLSVLT, from the exons ATGGGTAAGGGTAATAAACATATGAAACGTTTAAAATCTGAAAAGGCCAAAGTAAAACTAAAAGCAAAAAAGACCAAGAATTTACCGAAAGGATTGAATGTCACTGATCCATCGTTTAAAGTTAAAAAGATCGTTATTCGGGAACAATTAAAACAACGAGATGAAACAGAAATTCTTAGCAAAAGGAAGCTCAATGTGAAA GAGCTGTTATCACGTCTTCAACATCATAATTCAACAGTCCGACAAGATGCTGTGAAAGAACTGAAAGAACTTTTATCAGAgcattcattaaaattattaagttCACAGTTTGGAATTTTGTTGCAAGGCATTTGTGCATTGTCCCTTGATAAAGAGAAAGATATAAGACACGATTCTTTAAAAGTTTTAAGTCTAATTCTTGGTCCAATTTCTAATGATCAACTTAATCCATATTGTGATGTTTTAATCTCATATTTGAGATGTGCCATGACACACATAGATCCACGCATCAAAGAGGATTCTCTACTTTTTTGGGATGTACTAGTGCAGAACTGTAGCACTATTTTGGCAAGAAACAGTTACAAAATATTGCCAAACTTTTTAGACATGATTTCTAGATTACATACTGAAATAAGACCCGGAAGGCAATTAGTTACTACTTTAAACTCTAAAAATACTAATGTTAGATGGAGAATAAGAGTGTTGGAAAGGCTTGCTACTATGTTCAGCTCTATtgttaacttttttaaatctCAACAAACTGTTAACTCAAATGTGCCTGCACAAGTTGTACATGTAGATAAAACTACTGGATATATTCCCATTTACATGAATGCTAATTTTCAACACTGTGACATTGATTTTGAACAAGATGACAATTCGAAAGAGAATACTGCTGAAACAACTTTAGAGGCTGAGGAACTTATGAAATACATAGAACTGTTAATGCCACTTATATTTGATAGTTGGATCGAAGTGTGCCCGGATGAGAAACATACAGATAATTCTGCCCTTTTAATTTCAACAGAAGCttctgaattattaaaaagcaTTGTagaaataatacaattaataactGAATGTATAGACATATTACATACAGAATGCGATGTAAACATGAAATTTTGgtttaaaagtaattttcagAATAATTATGTAAAAAGTTTGCTTTCGAAATTTCCATATGGCAAATTAGGGATAACTAGACGATACGTGCCTTctgtaaaaaaaggaaaacgtCAAGCAGACTTTTCTCTAGACGAATCACAGGATTCTTGTTTAGAGTATAATTTAGGACTTTGTCAGATTTATGTTTGGTTTACATCTATACATAGTAATGACAAGACTGTAGCTagattgaataaaaattattgcaCGTCTgtcattaaatatttaaata AGAAACTTGAAAATTGGTCGAGTGTAAATAATGCTGTATTACCATTGTTGACTAAAGTTTTAAGAACGTTGTTTCTAAAAGCAAGTAAAATTTGGTACAAGAATCACCTTGATCTGAATGAAACTCTGCAATCTGTTGTAAATGCATGTTGTAATCAATCAAAGGACATGCagttacaattattttctctcATTAGTGATATCATGTTAGATCATACTTTACATGAACTGCATAG GGAAAGTGCATTTAAGGATTTCATCTCGACATTGCCAAATCTTCTTTTAAAGCCGAAAATACATGAAAATAcggtacaaataataaataaaattgtactgCGGTACAGAAATTGGATTCAACAAGAACTTGTCGCCAATCAAAATGATATTATAG
- the LOC114876339 gene encoding testis-expressed protein 10 homolog isoform X1: MGKGNKHMKRLKSEKAKVKLKAKKTKNLPKGLNVTDPSFKVKKIVIREQLKQRDETEILSKRKLNVKELLSRLQHHNSTVRQDAVKELKELLSEHSLKLLSSQFGILLQGICALSLDKEKDIRHDSLKVLSLILGPISNDQLNPYCDVLISYLRCAMTHIDPRIKEDSLLFWDVLVQNCSTILARNSYKILPNFLDMISRLHTEIRPGRQLVTTLNSKNTNVRWRIRVLERLATMFSSIVNFFKSQQTVNSNVPAQVVHVDKTTGYIPIYMNANFQHCDIDFEQDDNSKENTAETTLEAEELMKYIELLMPLIFDSWIEVCPDEKHTDNSALLISTEASELLKSIVEIIQLITECIDILHTECDVNMKFWFKSNFQNNYVKSLLSKFPYGKLGITRRYVPSVKKGKRQADFSLDESQDSCLEYNLGLCQIYVWFTSIHSNDKTVARLNKNYCTSVIKYLNKKLENWSSVNNAVLPLLTKVLRTLFLKASKIWYKNHLDLNETLQSVVNACCNQSKDMQLQLFSLISDIMLDHTLHELHRESAFKDFISTLPNLLLKPKIHENTVQIINKIVLRYRNWIQQELVANQNDIIENAKKIQIMGSDDENQSRLMICNLFYFLDGQIFY; the protein is encoded by the exons ATGGGTAAGGGTAATAAACATATGAAACGTTTAAAATCTGAAAAGGCCAAAGTAAAACTAAAAGCAAAAAAGACCAAGAATTTACCGAAAGGATTGAATGTCACTGATCCATCGTTTAAAGTTAAAAAGATCGTTATTCGGGAACAATTAAAACAACGAGATGAAACAGAAATTCTTAGCAAAAGGAAGCTCAATGTGAAA GAGCTGTTATCACGTCTTCAACATCATAATTCAACAGTCCGACAAGATGCTGTGAAAGAACTGAAAGAACTTTTATCAGAgcattcattaaaattattaagttCACAGTTTGGAATTTTGTTGCAAGGCATTTGTGCATTGTCCCTTGATAAAGAGAAAGATATAAGACACGATTCTTTAAAAGTTTTAAGTCTAATTCTTGGTCCAATTTCTAATGATCAACTTAATCCATATTGTGATGTTTTAATCTCATATTTGAGATGTGCCATGACACACATAGATCCACGCATCAAAGAGGATTCTCTACTTTTTTGGGATGTACTAGTGCAGAACTGTAGCACTATTTTGGCAAGAAACAGTTACAAAATATTGCCAAACTTTTTAGACATGATTTCTAGATTACATACTGAAATAAGACCCGGAAGGCAATTAGTTACTACTTTAAACTCTAAAAATACTAATGTTAGATGGAGAATAAGAGTGTTGGAAAGGCTTGCTACTATGTTCAGCTCTATtgttaacttttttaaatctCAACAAACTGTTAACTCAAATGTGCCTGCACAAGTTGTACATGTAGATAAAACTACTGGATATATTCCCATTTACATGAATGCTAATTTTCAACACTGTGACATTGATTTTGAACAAGATGACAATTCGAAAGAGAATACTGCTGAAACAACTTTAGAGGCTGAGGAACTTATGAAATACATAGAACTGTTAATGCCACTTATATTTGATAGTTGGATCGAAGTGTGCCCGGATGAGAAACATACAGATAATTCTGCCCTTTTAATTTCAACAGAAGCttctgaattattaaaaagcaTTGTagaaataatacaattaataactGAATGTATAGACATATTACATACAGAATGCGATGTAAACATGAAATTTTGgtttaaaagtaattttcagAATAATTATGTAAAAAGTTTGCTTTCGAAATTTCCATATGGCAAATTAGGGATAACTAGACGATACGTGCCTTctgtaaaaaaaggaaaacgtCAAGCAGACTTTTCTCTAGACGAATCACAGGATTCTTGTTTAGAGTATAATTTAGGACTTTGTCAGATTTATGTTTGGTTTACATCTATACATAGTAATGACAAGACTGTAGCTagattgaataaaaattattgcaCGTCTgtcattaaatatttaaata AGAAACTTGAAAATTGGTCGAGTGTAAATAATGCTGTATTACCATTGTTGACTAAAGTTTTAAGAACGTTGTTTCTAAAAGCAAGTAAAATTTGGTACAAGAATCACCTTGATCTGAATGAAACTCTGCAATCTGTTGTAAATGCATGTTGTAATCAATCAAAGGACATGCagttacaattattttctctcATTAGTGATATCATGTTAGATCATACTTTACATGAACTGCATAG GGAAAGTGCATTTAAGGATTTCATCTCGACATTGCCAAATCTTCTTTTAAAGCCGAAAATACATGAAAATAcggtacaaataataaataaaattgtactgCGGTACAGAAATTGGATTCAACAAGAACTTGTCGCCAATCAAAATGATATTATAG AAAATgctaaaaaaattcaaattatggGATCTGATGATGAAAATCAATCCCGTCTGAtgatatgtaatttattttattttttagacggtcaaattttctattaa